The genomic region TTGACCTGGATCTGGTTTGGAACAAGTTAAAACAAATTTGCCTGCAAGCTAAACTCAACCCAACACGTTAATGAGTCAAGGCTACTTGACCTGGCTCAACCATTGATTATCTTCTAGGACCCAACTAGACAACCTGTAGTTTGCCGACCTGGCTGAACTAATCCTGACCTGACCTGATCCCACTGATGCCAAAATTCCCAAACagaagggaaggaaaaaaaggacATGGATTGACTCACTTTTAGTAGGACTAAAGATACAAGTGCACCTCAATAATGGAGGCTCAAGACCTTGGATGAATTCTTAGAGTAATATGCATGATAATGTTAAAGACCATACAAAAACTCTTTTCTTGAATTAAACAATCAATTACAAACTATTCATAAAAGATAAGACCTGAACTGACCCATAATATCTTTGACATCTGACTTGAATAATTCCTCATAGAGATGCGAGTAGTACATGCCTTTGGAAAAGTCCTTCTTTTGGGAAATCTCAATTGTGTTCTATTAGCATGGAAATGCaatatttattttgcttgaaGAAATAACCTAGAAGGTTTCTAGCCCGGAATTGAAGCTACAAGTTAATGTAATTGATCACCTAACATTAACTTTTTATGGCTTATTGATCATCAGGCTACTTTTGTAAACTTTAAAGTAGGTGCTCCTTGTATTTTTTGAACAATTATTTGTCTTCCATGTATTATCTCTTTGTGGGCATTTTGGTTTAATTGCATCATCTAGATCTTGCTTTTATTGTTCACTTAGGGAGTCCAACAACTCGATGGGCATCTGTAGCTTTTGGTGCTGGAGTGGGAATTGGAGCAGCATATACTGAATGCTCTTACATATTTGATGGTTCACCTCCAAAGTTGTCTCCAAATGTTTCAGCTGTGCCTTCTGGTTCTGCACAAGTAAGTTATTTTTTCGTTCTCCTTGTCAGTAAATGTTTAATTTAGTTCCATACTTCACTATTTCTATACCTCTTTTAAGCTTTCTTTTTAGAAAGAAGAGAATAATCTGTTCATAGTTGTGGCCATTACACGGTAACATTATTATCAGAAGTATTAACTTCTTGAATTTTTTCATTGGTAAAAATGATTTTCCTGATTATTCTCAGGCAATCTGGTTGATTAATATTTTACAATATAGTGAGTTTAACAACTTATTCACAAATTATATACAATACTGCTGTTTTTGGGACTTTACTAAATACTAGTTATGGTGCATGTGTATCCAATTAatacatttattattaaattaaaaattctgAAGTTTACCATACAGAGAGGTCTAGCCAACTTAtgatactttttttttgttatttgtgATTACAACAGCAACTACAACTGCCAATATTTTGAAATCTAGGTAATCTTAGTCTGATAAAGTAAGGATTGCATTAGGATTGGAGATCTCGGGCCCTTGGATATTGGACTCTTAAGGGAAAAAGGGAATGGCCCTAGTGTGGATAGATCCCGGGTCCTTTCAAAACGCTGTTCTAGAAGTGGCTCAGACTTTTGTCCATTTTGGGAATAAAATAGTTATAAGGCATCCGATCCATTGAAAGTAAAAATATGTGAGAGTATTTTGAGAAGAAAGATATATGTTAGTCATCATAGGATATTATAGGAGGGGTGTATGTATTCATTAATggttatatgtatttttttaggagtttggcagatttttttttttattctttaaaataAGGACTTTTGTCTCTAGATGTGTTTTTTCGGAACACCATTGTTTGAATGTTGTATGTTTGCTTACATAGTTGTTGATATGGTTGATTATAGATTAAGGCCATACTAGGGACTGTATTCTAACTACTAAGAACATGAATTTCACTTTTTAAAATCTCTTGTTCTATCATGTGCAACTTCTTATCATTCAGCTAATGCTTGAACATGTTCTAAGAAATGCTTTCAGACTAAGGTTAGTGTTTACTATGGACATAGTATTAGTTCTTTTTAAAACTCAAGAGATTTACTGGTTGCATGGTGCTTGTTTTTCTTTCAAACTCTCTAAGTTGTGTCTCTCTCCTTGTTTGATTTACCTAAAGGTTTGACTATACAATTTGAGTATATTGGACAAAACACCATGGCAGGATTTATTAATTTAGGAAAATATACTTGAGATGTATTGATTATCATTTTTAGTGGCAAAGTGAACGAAGTttcataaaagtaaaaaaatgctCACTGAAGTTGTAACCATGATTCATGTTTTGGTGTATTCATATTTGTATTCATATTACATCATGAAGTCTTTATATATGTAGTAGTTCATTAAAATAGTGATTCATAATTCATAGAGAAAATGTAAAGTAAAAAATAAGTGTCTGAATGGTATATGGTATATATAGCAACCTAAAACCTTAACCAACAAGGCTAGTCGGAGGTTAATGTTGGGTTATTAGCCTTGCataataagtatccaagatctacccagtgcgtagctgatgtgggactaaatgcaTGCCTGCAAGGGTTCTCACATACTGCCCCTTGTTTAAGCCTTAGTGTCTTTCACCAGGTTAAGGAAGCACTAAGTACTTTTTTGGGCTAAAGCTGCAATCTTGAATATGGAATAATTTTTACACACTGCATTCACCCTGCATGCATTTGTTTGATCGTTTATCTTAAATTTAACACTGCAGGAAGACATTCTAGAGGCCTTCCCATATACCGTTTATCTTAAATTTAATACTGCAGGAAGACATTCTAGAGGCCTTCCCATATAACATGTTTCTTTGTGACCGTTGTGTTTGATAAAGTTATGAGTTCCAAGTAGTAGTCACTGTTGAAATCCATTAGAATGCTTAAAtacatttaattttttaaaaaataacaaatagatgAGGAAGTTATATTTTAGTATGAAAATTATTATATGTCATTTTTTTCTTCGAGGTTCAATCATTAGATTGCTATTCAGAATTTTCTCTTAAAGACCACAGTTGTTTTAATCTTTTTGTGTGGATTGTTCTTGTATGATCATTTCATTGTGGTCCATGTTAACAAACAGTTGACCAGCTCTACCTTTTGGGCTTATAATCTTCCACAGCATTTAC from Phoenix dactylifera cultivar Barhee BC4 unplaced genomic scaffold, palm_55x_up_171113_PBpolish2nd_filt_p 000275F, whole genome shotgun sequence harbors:
- the LOC120105398 gene encoding uncharacterized protein LOC120105398; amino-acid sequence: MAEEKKHDAIPPRYDLDAKWDACIDLTIRRFFYSSLAGAFTGLLLFRSPTTRWASVAFGAGVGIGAAYTECSYIFDGSPPKLSPNVSAVPSGSAQVSYFFVLLVSKCLI